In one window of Brassica rapa cultivar Chiifu-401-42 chromosome A07, CAAS_Brap_v3.01, whole genome shotgun sequence DNA:
- the LOC103830330 gene encoding aspartyl protease family protein 2, with product MGQNVPNTVIFTAAVLFLSFSSVSSSFQYNTLVVNTLPSSQIFSSPEPESLTSTVSDSTTSLTVHLSHVDALSSFSDASPSELFNLRLRRDSLRVKSLTTLAAVSTGKNVTKRTPRSPGGFSGAVISGLSQGSGEYFMRLGVGTPATNVYMVLDTGSDVVWLQCSPCKVCYNQSDPMFNPAKSTTFATVPCGSPLCRKLDESSSECVNRGSKTCLYQVSYGDGSFTMGDFSTETLTFHGARVDHVALGCGHDNEGLFVGAAGLLGLGRGGLSFPSQTKNRYNAKFSYCLVDRTSSGSASKPPSTIVFGNDAVQETSVFTTLLTNPKLDTFYYLQLLGISVGGSRVPGVSESQFKLDPTGDGGVIIDSGTSVTRLTRPAYVAFRDAFLLGATRLKRAPSYSLFDTCFDLSGMTTVKVPTVVFHFSGGDVSLPASNYLIPVNSQGRFCFAFAGTMGNLSIIGNIQQQGFRVAYDLVGSRVGFMSGAC from the coding sequence ATGGGGCAAAACGTCCCAAACACCGTCATCTTCACGGCGGCTGttctctttttatctttctcctCCGTCTCTTCTTCCTTCCAATACAACACACTCGTCGTCAACACTCTCCCTTCTTCCCAAATCTTTTCATCACCCGAACCCGAATCCTTGACCAGTACTGTATCCGACTCCACAACTTCACTCACCGTTCATCTATCACACGTCGATGCTCTCTCTTCCTTCTCCGACGCATCTCCGTCAGAGCTCTTCAACCTCCGTCTTCGAAGAGACTCTCTCCGCGTCAAGTCCCTGACCACCCTCGCCGCCGTCTCTACCGGCAAGAATGTTACCAAAAGAACTCCACGCTCACCCGGTGGGTTTAGCGGCGCTGTTATCTCCGGTCTTTCACAAGGAAGCGGCGAATATTTCATGAGGTTAGGCGTTGGAACTCCGGCGACTAACGTTTACATGGTCCTCGACACAGGAAGCGACGTCGTTTGGCTACAATGCTCTCCATGCAAAGTATGTTACAACCAGTCCGACCCGATGTTCAACCCGGCTAAGTCAACCACTTTTGCCACTGTCCCATGTGGTTCTCCTCTCTGTCGGAAACTAGACGAGTCGTCGTCGGAGTGTGTCAACCGTGGAAGCAAGACATGTCTCTATCAAGTCTCCTACGGTGACGGGTCTTTTACCATGGGAGATTTCTCCACCGAAACGCTGACGTTTCACGGCGCACGTGTGGATCACGTGGCCTTAGGATGCGGTCACGATAACGAAGGCTTGTTCGTCGGTGCGGCTGGGCTGTTGGGCCTGGGCCGCGGAGGGTTATCGTTTCCCTCGCAGACGAAAAACCGTTATAACGCTAAATTCTCTTACTGTTTAGTCGACCGGACGAGTTCCGGTTCCGCTTCCAAACCTCCGTCGACTATCGTCTTCGGAAACGACGCCGTTCAGGAAACCTCCGTCTTCACGACGTTATTGACGAATCCGAAGCTCGACACGTTCTATTATCTTCAGCTTCTTGGGATCAGCGTTGGTGGTTCGCGCGTTCCCGGCGTCTCGGAGTCGCAGTTTAAGCTTGACCCCACCGGAGACGGCGGAGTGATTATAGATTCCGGTACTTCGGTTACTCGGCTGACTCGACCGGCTTATGTGGCGTTCAGAGATGCGTTTCTTCTCGGAGCGACGAGGCTTAAACGTGCTCCGTCGTATTCTCTGTTCGACACGTGTTTCGATCTTTCCGGGATGACGACGGTGAAAGTTCCGACGGTGGTGTTTCATTTCAGCGGAGGAGATGTTTCGCTTCCCGCAAGTAACTATCTTATTCCGGTGAACAGTCAAGGACGGTTCTGTTTTGCGTTCGCCGGCACAATGGGGAATTTGTCGATTATTGGGAACATACAGCAACAAGGTTTCCGTGTTGCTTACGACTTAGTTGGGTCACGGGTCGGGTTTATGTCTGGCGCATGTTAG